In Silene latifolia isolate original U9 population chromosome X, ASM4854445v1, whole genome shotgun sequence, the following proteins share a genomic window:
- the LOC141620419 gene encoding secreted RxLR effector protein 161-like: MTSVRCLLAVAVIKGWSVAQLDVNNTFLYGDLDEEVYIRLPPGFEAKGKRKEAGLDGAKPVNTPIIPNHKLALAKGYILKDLMKYRRIVGRLIYLTITRPDLVYSVHILSQFVNEPRKEHLDALIRVVRYIKGTPSKGIIISKSSELHLYGFSDSDWGTCPMTRRSLTGYFVALGDTPISWKAKKQATVAKSSAEAEYRAMAGVTSELLWLKAFLRSVGVNHTKPMDLY; encoded by the exons ATGACGAGTGTGCGATGTTTGTTAGCTGTGGCTGTAATTAAGGGGTGGTCGGTTGCTCAGCTCGACGTGAATAACACATTTCTTTATGGAGACTTGGATGAAGAAGTCTATATACGATTGCCACCAGGTTTCGAGGCTAAGGGAAAGCGCAAG GAGGCTGGTTTGGACGGAGCAAAACCCGTCAATACTCCTATTATACCGAATCATAAGCTTGCTCTAGCTAAAGGATATATACTTAAAGACCTAATGAAGTATAGGCGGATTGTTGGACGGCTAATTTATCTCACGATTACACGTCCAGATTTGGTATATTCGGTGCACATTCTATCGCAATTTGTTAATGAGCCTCGGAAAGAACATTTGGATGCATTGATACGTGTAGTACGATACATCAAAGGAACTCCTAGCAAAGGaatcataattagtaaaagtTCGGAATTGCATTTATACGGTTTTTCAGACTCGGATTGGGGAACTTGTCCGATGACAAGGCGCTCGTTGACAGGTTATTTTGTGGCCTTGGGAGACACACCCATTTCGTGGAAGGCTAAAAAGCAAGCCACAGTCGCCAAATCGAGTGCAGAAGCCGAGTACCGTGCAATGGCAGGAGTGACTAGCGAGTTACTTTGGCTTAAGGCATTTCTTCGTTCTGTGGGAGTAAATCACACGAAACCCATGGACCTTTATTAA